A single genomic interval of Ovis aries strain OAR_USU_Benz2616 breed Rambouillet chromosome 9, ARS-UI_Ramb_v3.0, whole genome shotgun sequence harbors:
- the LOC101105008 gene encoding spindle and kinetochore-associated protein 3 → MDPIRGFCGKLRSLAVTLDSETARLQRALDGEDSDFEDCPMRVLHDLNSEVRILKDDVNILLDKANLESQENIGFIKATKILMKKNSMDIMKIKEFFQKYGYIPRARKNSVDEQEVTDSKPESSECERPEMPDVKDNLLDSAAASTSVPEKSPRSPQLSDFGLERYIVSQVIPNPPQAVNNQKEEPKILTPLSKHSLVKTPKCALKMDDFECVTPKLEHFGISEYTMCLNDDYTVGLKNVKTNSETKETEPVPNDNVFATPGLITQPLGKNNAEHTHSPLAPTFCTPGLKVPSTKSSTAMVSTNSSSNDLETKETTSLVSNSDKCFENFAEPSSPTVSSYENLLKTPTPPEVTMIPEDIRQILSKYNSNLASPGAVRAVSPIVFLPRHGGQNMRDASNKENW, encoded by the coding sequence ATGGATCCGATCCGAGGCTTTTGCGGGAAGCTGCGGTCTCTGGCCGTCACTTTGGACAGCGAGACGGCCCGGCTGCAGCGAGCGCTGGACGGAGAGGACAGCGACTTTGAAGACTGTCCAATGAGAGTTCTACATGACCTTAACTCAGAAGTACGAATTCTAAAGGATGATGTCAATATTCTTCTTGATAAAGCAAACTTGGAAAGTCAAGAAAACATTGGTTtcataaaagcaacaaaaatattgatgaaaaagaattcaatggatatcatgaaaataaaagagttttTCCAGAAGTATGGATATATTCCACGTGCCAGGAAAAATTCAGTGGATGAGCAAGAAGTCACTGACTCTAAACCAGAGTCCAGTGAATGTGAACGTCCTGAGATGCCTGACGTGAAAGACAATTTGTTGGATTCTGCTGCTGCAAGCACTTCTGTTCCTGAGAAGTCACCACGTAGTCCACAACTTTCTGATTTTGGACTTGAGCGGTACATCGTATCCCAAGTTATACCAAACCCTCCCCAAGCAGTAAACAACCAGAAGGAAGAGCCAAAAATTTTAACTCCATTGTCCAAACACTCACTAGTAAAAACTCCAAAATGTGCATTAAAGATGGATGATTTTGAGTGTGTAACTCCTAAATTAGAACACTTTGGTATCTCTGAATATACTATGTGTTTAAATGACGATTATACAGTTGgacttaaaaatgtgaaaactaaCAGTGAgaccaaagaaacagaaccagtgcCCAATGATAATGTCTTTGCCACTCCTGGCCTCATAACCCAGCCGTTGGGAAAAAATaatgctgagcacacacactctccTTTGGCACCTACATTCTGCACTCCTGGTTTGAAAGTCCCTTCTACAAAGAGCAGCACAGCTATGGTATCCACAAACAGTTCATCGAATGACTTAGAAACGAAAGAAACTACATCATTAGTTTCAAATTCAGACAAGTGCTTTGAGAATTTTGCAGAACCCTCTTCTCCTACAGTTTCTTCTTACGAGAATCTGCTCAAAACACCTACACCTCCAGAAGTTACTATGATTCCAGAAGATATTCGCCAGATTTTATCAAAATACAACTCAAACCTAGCATCTCCAGGAGCAGTTAGAGCGGTGTCACCCATCGTGTTCCTTCCTCGGCATGGAGGACAGAATATGCGAGATGCCAGCAACAAAGAAAACTGGTGA
- the LOC132657148 gene encoding uncharacterized LOC128125822 homolog — protein MVRPQSSMSRHIPQFCGVLGHTFMEFLKGSGDYCQAQHDLYADK, from the exons ATGGTTAGGCCACAATCTTCAATGAGTAGACATATTCCT CAGTTCTGTGGTGTTCTCGGTCACACATTTATGGAGTTTCTGAAGGGCAGTGGAGACTACTGCCAGGCACAGCACGACCTCTATGCAGACAAGTGA
- the PTP4A1 gene encoding protein tyrosine phosphatase type IVA 1, with product MARMNRPAPVEVTYRNMRFLITHNPTNATLSKFIEELKKYGVTTIVRVCEATYDTTLVEKEGIHVLDWPFDDGAPPSNQIVDDWLSLVKIKFREDPGCCIAVHCVAGLGRAPVLVALALIEGGMKYEDAVQFIRQKRRGAFNSKQLLYLEKYRPKMRLRFKDSNGHRNNCCIQ from the exons aTGGCTCGAATGAACCGCCCAGCTCCTGTGGAAGTTACATACAGGAACATGAGATTTCTTATTACACACAATCCAACTAATGCAACATTAAGCAAATTTATAGAG GAACTTAAGAAGTATGGAGTTACCACAATTGTAAGAGTATGTGAAGCAACTTACGACACTACTCTTGTGGAGAAGGAAGGCATCCATGTTCTC GATTGGCCTTTTGATGATGGCGCACCACCATCTAACCAGATTGTTGATGATTGGTTAAGTCTCGTGAAAATTAAGTTTCGTGAAGACCCTGGTTGTTGTATTGCTGTTCATTGTGTTGCAGGCCTTGGCAG AGCTCCAGTGCTTGTTGCCCTAGCATTAATTGAAGGTGGAATGAAATACGAAGATGCAGTACAGTTCATAAGACA aAAGCGGCGAGGAGCTTTTAACAGCAAGCAACTTTTGTATTTGGAGAAGTATCGTCCTAAAATGCGGCTGCGCTTCAAAGACTCCAATGGGCATAGAAACAACTGTTGCATTCAGTAA